A section of the Pseudomonas lini genome encodes:
- a CDS encoding helix-turn-helix transcriptional regulator, which translates to MEEGDEVGAKASMATLQAFNLCVLRLGRLARDRGASRFITDGLLEFSQLVPFASAWWGEMSASGVDVSPRNWMHGRINLPESFAAEWHTCARNDKFSHDTMSRPGEVVRDSGFTDPNEEVNAFARRHDLYYLMCITFELPESGLMFFVCLYRGIDASAFNDNEADLFSAFCDHLLQLWRFQVQDMIRSDTGNGASDFGVARMDGSLLYVGATLCAAIERELPGWNGSMLPAQVIAQLQKAPCVMRLGRCALTLSPNAEHVILSLETQSRGAMLAPRERTAAMLFAAGHSYKEIAKILELSPATVRTYLRNCYLQLGVKSKVELGSVLRSAMPVS; encoded by the coding sequence ATGGAGGAGGGTGATGAGGTTGGCGCCAAAGCGTCGATGGCAACATTGCAGGCATTCAATCTTTGCGTATTGCGCCTGGGGCGTCTTGCCCGAGATCGCGGTGCGTCCCGGTTTATCACCGACGGCTTGCTGGAATTTAGCCAACTGGTGCCCTTCGCTTCGGCCTGGTGGGGCGAGATGTCCGCGTCAGGCGTCGATGTTTCGCCAAGAAACTGGATGCACGGGCGAATCAATCTGCCCGAGTCCTTTGCCGCCGAGTGGCACACGTGTGCGCGCAACGACAAATTCTCCCATGACACCATGAGTCGACCCGGTGAGGTCGTGCGCGACAGTGGCTTCACTGACCCCAATGAAGAAGTGAATGCATTCGCTCGGCGCCACGACCTCTACTACCTGATGTGCATCACCTTCGAGTTACCCGAAAGCGGCTTGATGTTCTTCGTCTGTCTCTACCGAGGTATTGATGCCTCGGCTTTCAACGACAACGAGGCCGATCTGTTTTCGGCCTTCTGCGACCATCTGTTGCAGCTGTGGCGATTCCAGGTGCAGGACATGATCCGCTCCGACACGGGCAACGGGGCGTCGGACTTTGGCGTCGCGCGCATGGACGGCAGTTTGCTGTACGTGGGGGCAACGCTGTGTGCTGCCATCGAACGTGAGTTACCCGGCTGGAACGGTTCAATGCTTCCCGCGCAGGTGATCGCGCAACTGCAAAAGGCACCCTGCGTCATGCGCCTGGGCCGCTGCGCCCTGACACTGAGCCCTAACGCCGAGCACGTCATCCTGTCGCTCGAAACCCAGTCGCGCGGGGCGATGCTTGCACCACGCGAGCGGACGGCAGCGATGCTGTTTGCCGCTGGCCATTCCTACAAGGAGATTGCCAAAATACTTGAATTGAGTCCTGCGACAGTACGCACCTATCTGCGCAACTGCTACCTGCAACTGGGCGTGAAGAGCAAGGTGGAACTGGGTTCTGTGCTGCGTTCAGCGATGCCAGTCAGTTGA
- a CDS encoding RES family NAD+ phosphorylase produces the protein MAKDPLSSEIHFWRLDPAEHAPTWNSGVGAEKVGGRWNPKGMATVYAALDASTAILEVAVHKNFDALDCKPHRLTQARVLNPSRIYVVQPDSIANSNWLVPGTPSRSQQQFGADLLSVYPFVLVPSSVSPHSWNLLMNPQLANGLYELVLQEPFALDGRLNKPSS, from the coding sequence ATGGCTAAAGACCCTTTGAGCAGTGAGATTCACTTCTGGCGCCTTGATCCTGCTGAGCATGCCCCCACCTGGAATTCGGGCGTAGGGGCTGAAAAAGTCGGTGGGCGCTGGAACCCTAAAGGTATGGCCACGGTTTATGCAGCCCTGGATGCCTCTACGGCCATCCTTGAAGTCGCGGTGCATAAAAATTTCGACGCGCTGGATTGCAAGCCCCATCGTCTTACGCAGGCCCGAGTGCTGAACCCGTCCAGGATTTATGTGGTGCAGCCCGACAGCATTGCAAACTCTAATTGGCTGGTACCGGGCACCCCAAGTCGCAGCCAGCAACAGTTCGGTGCGGACCTGTTAAGTGTGTACCCCTTTGTGTTGGTCCCTTCTAGTGTCTCGCCGCATAGCTGGAATTTGTTGATGAACCCGCAATTGGCTAATGGGTTGTACGAGTTGGTGTTGCAAGAGCCTTTTGCCCTTGATGGGCGGCTTAATAAGCCTTCGTCTTAA
- a CDS encoding cytosine permease, whose protein sequence is MTKVSDSQQRSPLIETRSIDYIPEAERHGSLYSQFTLWLGANLQITAIVTGALAVVLGGDVFWSLMGLLIGQLLGGAVVALHAAQGPKLGLPQMISSRVQFGVYGAAIPIVLVCLMYLGFSATGAVLSGQAIAQLMNVSDSAGILIFASCIAFLTIFGYRVIHLVGRVASVLGIIAFVYLFTRLMTLNDIGLLLQNRHFGWSTFLLAVSLSASWQIAFGPYVADYSRYLPSKTSSWKTFTAVGLGTVLGAQASMVLGVFAAALAGTGFRGHEVATIVGLGSTGVIASLLYLSVVFGKVTVSTLNAYGSFMCVATIISGFRRGFEISAGKRMLFVLAIVGASTALALLGQHSFLTTFKYFILFLLTFFTPWSAINLVDYYFINKERYDIPALSDPTGRYGRWNVLGISVYVFGVLVQLPFVDTHFYSGPMVAQLGGVDISWIVGLVVPGILYYWVARASALAVSIEGDSKA, encoded by the coding sequence ATGACCAAGGTCAGCGATAGTCAGCAGCGAAGTCCCCTGATCGAGACACGTTCGATCGATTACATTCCCGAGGCCGAGCGTCATGGCAGCCTCTACAGCCAGTTCACCCTGTGGCTCGGCGCCAACCTGCAGATCACCGCGATCGTCACCGGCGCTTTGGCCGTGGTGCTGGGTGGCGATGTGTTCTGGTCACTGATGGGTTTGCTGATCGGCCAGTTGCTCGGCGGTGCGGTGGTTGCCCTGCATGCGGCACAAGGACCGAAGCTCGGGTTGCCGCAGATGATCTCCAGTCGCGTGCAGTTCGGCGTCTATGGGGCGGCGATCCCGATTGTGCTGGTGTGCCTGATGTACCTCGGCTTCAGTGCCACCGGCGCGGTACTGTCGGGGCAGGCCATTGCCCAGCTGATGAATGTCAGCGACAGCGCCGGCATCCTGATTTTCGCTTCCTGCATCGCGTTTCTGACGATCTTCGGTTATCGGGTCATTCACTTGGTCGGACGGGTGGCCAGCGTGCTGGGCATCATTGCCTTCGTCTATCTGTTTACCCGGTTGATGACGCTCAACGACATCGGTCTGCTGCTGCAAAATCGTCATTTTGGCTGGAGCACTTTCCTGCTGGCGGTATCCCTTTCCGCGTCCTGGCAGATCGCGTTTGGCCCTTATGTGGCCGACTACTCACGCTACCTGCCGAGCAAGACTTCATCCTGGAAGACGTTCACCGCCGTAGGCCTGGGAACGGTGCTGGGCGCTCAAGCGTCCATGGTGCTGGGAGTGTTCGCCGCTGCGTTGGCGGGCACGGGTTTTCGCGGGCATGAAGTCGCCACCATCGTCGGGCTGGGCAGCACCGGCGTGATCGCTTCCTTGCTGTATTTGAGCGTGGTGTTCGGCAAGGTCACGGTGTCGACCCTCAACGCTTATGGCAGCTTCATGTGTGTGGCCACCATCATCAGTGGCTTTCGTCGTGGTTTCGAGATATCCGCCGGTAAACGCATGCTGTTTGTGCTGGCGATTGTCGGGGCGTCCACCGCGCTTGCACTGTTGGGGCAGCACTCGTTTCTCACGACGTTCAAATACTTCATTCTGTTTTTGTTGACCTTCTTCACGCCGTGGAGCGCGATCAACCTGGTGGATTATTACTTCATCAACAAAGAGCGTTATGACATTCCCGCGTTGTCCGACCCGACGGGGCGTTATGGCCGCTGGAATGTGTTGGGGATCAGCGTGTATGTCTTTGGTGTGCTGGTTCAGCTGCCTTTTGTCGACACTCACTTCTATTCCGGACCGATGGTCGCGCAGCTTGGCGGTGTCGATATTTCCTGGATCGTCGGGCTGGTGGTGCCGGGCATTCTCTACTACTGGGTGGCCAGGGCATCCGCGCTTGCCGTGTCGATCGAAGGTGACTCGAAGGCTTGA
- a CDS encoding amidohydrolase, translating into MKFSRLFIAVASTTAFSCMALVGCQTQGSTPADMVMRNGYVYTVDGKNSVQQAIAVTGGKIVYVGSDEGVASYIGTQTQLIDLAGRMLMPGFVDAHMHPGDGGRAMTLCDLKYQTMTRKVFQETIQACLDADKGKGPDVWLEVGSWDRMGMTGLDGDPDKSTLDALKTHRPIQVRSTDFHTVLTNSRGLAVAGINKHTANPGDGKYVRDSAGNPTGICEDGAADAMAAVVPPASDAEKLKQTRAALDAMRQQGITSFFDALSGPENGKAFTTLQQSGELTARALLAIKLDPAAAAADPAKTIAEAKALANTYDQGEAKVAPGVSMRHVKLFMDGIINAPADTGAMLTPYLRNAGTDAAPKWAPGKNIGELYFPSQVLNPLLLHAVQAGLDPHLHATGDRAVRDSLNGIEYVRQQLPGNGFRPAITHAESVDPADYSRFKTLDVTANMSFQWAQQAPSTVDGTSDHLGPARFARMEPSGSISRAGGRVAYGSDWPVDPLDEFLALKIGVTRSGDPLNPHSYGPKYAGRLNADPALSRTDVLRTITMNAAEQLKLDAVVGSVEVGKFADLIVLDKNFMQVPEDELGRNDVLLTVVGGKVVWAKAPFVGLDPKVLSQASTSRTAQ; encoded by the coding sequence TTGAAATTTTCCAGGCTGTTTATCGCCGTTGCGTCGACAACGGCATTTTCCTGCATGGCGCTGGTGGGGTGTCAGACACAGGGTTCGACACCGGCTGACATGGTGATGCGCAACGGCTATGTCTACACCGTCGATGGCAAGAACTCCGTGCAGCAGGCGATCGCCGTCACGGGCGGGAAGATCGTTTATGTCGGCAGCGATGAAGGCGTTGCTTCGTACATCGGCACGCAGACCCAGCTGATCGATCTGGCGGGGCGCATGTTGATGCCCGGCTTCGTCGATGCGCACATGCATCCGGGGGACGGCGGTCGCGCCATGACGTTGTGCGACCTGAAATACCAGACGATGACCCGCAAGGTTTTCCAGGAAACCATTCAGGCTTGTCTGGATGCCGACAAGGGCAAGGGCCCCGATGTCTGGCTTGAAGTGGGCAGCTGGGATCGCATGGGCATGACCGGGCTCGATGGCGATCCCGACAAGTCGACGCTGGATGCACTCAAGACCCATCGCCCGATTCAGGTCCGTTCCACCGACTTCCATACCGTGCTGACAAACTCTCGCGGCCTGGCCGTGGCTGGCATCAATAAGCACACGGCCAATCCGGGAGATGGCAAGTACGTGCGCGACAGCGCCGGCAACCCGACCGGTATCTGCGAAGACGGTGCCGCTGATGCCATGGCCGCCGTGGTGCCGCCGGCCAGCGATGCAGAAAAACTCAAGCAGACCCGCGCGGCGCTCGATGCCATGCGCCAGCAAGGCATCACCAGTTTTTTCGATGCCTTGTCGGGGCCTGAAAATGGTAAAGCGTTTACCACCCTGCAACAGTCGGGCGAGCTGACCGCACGGGCCTTGCTGGCGATCAAACTCGACCCTGCCGCCGCCGCTGCAGACCCGGCGAAAACCATTGCCGAGGCCAAGGCCTTGGCCAACACCTATGACCAGGGCGAAGCCAAAGTGGCGCCGGGCGTGAGTATGCGTCACGTCAAATTGTTCATGGACGGCATCATCAACGCGCCAGCGGATACCGGGGCAATGTTGACGCCGTACCTGCGCAATGCCGGCACGGATGCCGCGCCCAAGTGGGCACCTGGCAAGAATATCGGTGAGCTGTATTTCCCGTCGCAAGTGCTCAATCCGCTGCTGTTGCACGCGGTGCAGGCCGGCCTCGATCCGCACCTTCACGCCACCGGGGACCGAGCGGTGCGTGACTCGTTGAACGGTATCGAATACGTGCGCCAGCAACTGCCTGGCAACGGTTTTCGTCCAGCCATTACTCACGCCGAATCGGTGGACCCCGCCGACTACTCACGTTTCAAGACGCTCGATGTGACCGCCAACATGTCGTTCCAGTGGGCCCAGCAGGCGCCGTCCACGGTCGACGGCACCAGCGATCATCTGGGGCCTGCACGTTTTGCCCGCATGGAACCATCGGGCAGCATCAGCCGCGCTGGCGGTCGGGTTGCTTATGGCAGCGACTGGCCTGTCGACCCGCTCGATGAGTTCCTGGCGCTGAAGATCGGGGTCACCCGCTCAGGCGATCCGCTGAACCCGCACAGCTACGGCCCCAAGTATGCGGGCAGGTTGAATGCCGACCCGGCGTTGTCGCGCACTGATGTGCTGCGCACCATCACCATGAACGCCGCCGAGCAACTGAAACTGGACGCTGTCGTCGGTTCGGTCGAGGTTGGAAAGTTCGCTGACTTGATCGTGCTGGACAAGAACTTCATGCAGGTGCCGGAGGATGAGCTGGGCCGAAACGACGTGCTGTTGACGGTGGTCGGCGGCAAGGTCGTGTGGGCCAAGGCGCCGTTCGTTGGACTTGATCCGAAGGTGTTGTCACAAGCGTCCACATCCCGAACCGCCCAATAA
- a CDS encoding heme-degrading domain-containing protein yields the protein MDIKTDLQRIALQEETLKFERFDKATAWDLGIRLKTACEEQGVSATIEVRLARDTVFFYSMPGTSASNADWARRKRNVVELMELSSYRVGLSFKLQGDSLESLMGLPLRDYADHGGSFPVSVKGVGCIGAVTVSGLPQREDHALVVQVLAQMCGADPSELALEGE from the coding sequence ATGGACATCAAAACCGACCTGCAACGCATCGCGCTCCAGGAAGAAACCCTGAAGTTTGAGCGCTTCGACAAAGCCACGGCCTGGGACTTGGGCATCCGTTTGAAAACCGCCTGCGAGGAGCAAGGCGTGTCCGCCACGATTGAGGTCAGGCTGGCGCGGGATACGGTGTTTTTCTACTCGATGCCAGGAACCTCCGCCAGCAATGCCGACTGGGCACGACGCAAGCGAAATGTCGTGGAACTGATGGAACTCAGCTCATACCGCGTAGGCCTGTCCTTTAAGCTTCAGGGCGATTCACTCGAAAGTTTGATGGGGTTGCCGCTGCGTGATTACGCCGATCATGGCGGCAGCTTCCCGGTGTCGGTCAAGGGCGTGGGGTGCATCGGCGCCGTCACCGTTTCAGGGCTGCCCCAGCGTGAGGATCATGCCCTGGTGGTTCAAGTGTTGGCACAGATGTGTGGGGCCGACCCGAGCGAACTCGCGCTTGAGGGCGAATAA
- a CDS encoding DUF6124 family protein, with protein MFKVTPNPPVTDPASPYESLDSKKLNEAAERALNFHFPSNADIKATARTPSTMLSVNPEATTETLAVFLVETLASVDVMVHQLVDHLEGESRYALLGISNSIMVAEITANRVLDKIDTP; from the coding sequence ATGTTCAAAGTCACACCCAACCCGCCGGTCACAGACCCGGCCTCCCCCTACGAATCTCTCGATTCAAAAAAGCTCAACGAGGCCGCCGAACGCGCCCTCAACTTCCACTTCCCGTCGAATGCCGACATCAAAGCTACCGCGCGTACACCCAGCACTATGCTTTCCGTGAACCCAGAAGCCACAACCGAAACCCTGGCGGTTTTTTTGGTCGAGACGCTGGCCTCGGTCGATGTGATGGTCCATCAGTTGGTGGATCATCTGGAGGGTGAATCGCGCTACGCCCTGCTGGGCATTTCAAACAGCATCATGGTGGCGGAGATCACAGCGAACCGGGTGCTGGATAAAATCGATACCCCTTAG
- a CDS encoding TorF family putative porin — MNVRSALTLASLVLAPLTSQALTLNDNFSLDMTLGVVSDYRTRGISQALGDPAVQAGATLVHSSGLYIGAWTSNVDFGGPYKTRQELDYYAGYYWQATEAISLDLGYLKYDYPKEGQFNMSEVYAILDVYGVKLGVNYSNDTPNFFGEDQDTLYTYLSYKIELPAEIGLNLRVGRNDVKDPAFWSANGESRDAYTEWEAKLTRDFVGVTWGLSYIDTDLSKSECASWYGYGDLCTATVVASASKAF; from the coding sequence ATGAACGTACGCTCAGCATTGACCCTTGCCAGCCTTGTATTGGCTCCCCTGACCAGCCAGGCGCTGACACTTAACGACAACTTCAGCCTGGACATGACCCTGGGCGTTGTCAGCGACTACCGCACGCGTGGCATTTCGCAAGCCCTGGGGGATCCGGCGGTTCAGGCCGGCGCCACTCTGGTCCACAGCAGCGGCTTGTACATTGGCGCCTGGACCTCGAATGTCGATTTCGGCGGCCCCTACAAGACCCGGCAGGAACTTGATTACTACGCGGGCTACTACTGGCAGGCGACCGAGGCAATCAGTCTCGATCTGGGGTACCTCAAGTACGACTATCCAAAGGAAGGCCAATTCAACATGAGTGAGGTCTACGCCATCCTTGACGTTTATGGCGTGAAGCTCGGCGTCAATTACTCAAACGATACGCCGAACTTCTTTGGCGAGGATCAGGACACGCTTTACACCTACCTCAGCTACAAAATCGAATTGCCGGCCGAGATCGGCCTGAACCTGCGCGTGGGTCGCAATGATGTCAAAGACCCGGCTTTCTGGTCCGCCAACGGTGAAAGCCGTGATGCCTACACCGAGTGGGAAGCCAAACTGACCCGCGATTTCGTCGGCGTGACCTGGGGACTCAGCTACATCGATACCGACCTGTCGAAAAGCGAATGCGCGAGCTGGTACGGCTATGGCGATCTATGCACTGCCACCGTGGTAGCCAGTGCCAGCAAGGCCTTCTAA
- a CDS encoding peroxiredoxin, producing MAIRIGDEAPDFTVESTEGPLHFHEWIGDKWAILFSHPKDFTPVCTTELGYMAGLKPEFDKRNTKIVGLSVDPVSNHQTWAKDIEETQGHAVNYPMIGDDNLVVAKLYDMIHPNASGGARTAVDNATVRSVFIIGPDKKVKAMLIYPMSAGRNFDEVLRLLDSLQLNAKHTVATPVNWRPGEDVIIPTSVSDEDARKKYPDGFKTVKPYLRTVAQPK from the coding sequence ATGGCAATCCGTATTGGCGACGAAGCACCGGACTTTACCGTCGAAAGCACCGAAGGCCCGCTGCATTTCCACGAGTGGATCGGCGACAAGTGGGCGATCCTGTTTTCCCATCCCAAGGACTTCACCCCGGTGTGCACCACTGAGCTCGGCTACATGGCAGGGCTCAAGCCAGAGTTCGATAAGCGCAACACCAAGATCGTCGGGCTCAGCGTCGACCCTGTCAGTAACCACCAGACCTGGGCCAAAGACATCGAAGAGACCCAGGGGCATGCGGTCAACTATCCCATGATCGGGGACGATAACCTGGTGGTGGCGAAGCTCTACGACATGATTCATCCGAATGCCAGTGGCGGCGCACGGACTGCCGTGGACAACGCTACGGTGCGTTCAGTGTTCATCATCGGCCCGGACAAAAAGGTCAAGGCGATGCTGATCTACCCGATGAGTGCGGGGCGCAACTTCGATGAAGTGCTGCGTCTGCTCGACTCTCTGCAATTGAACGCCAAGCACACCGTTGCTACCCCGGTGAACTGGCGTCCGGGCGAGGACGTGATCATTCCCACTTCCGTCTCGGATGAGGACGCCAGGAAGAAATATCCGGATGGCTTCAAAACGGTGAAACCTTATTTGCGCACGGTGGCGCAACCGAAGTAA
- a CDS encoding antitoxin Xre/MbcA/ParS toxin-binding domain-containing protein has product MSAKKKNVVVDEAVKDASQKRKVKPRESNVAVTVLSNGERAVKVKMPGSSRVPPMVAVLLSGKNSDDRMEIYRAVKNGFPLQSVLDMIENSEVYKQRGVLSKIVGASDRTLARRLKTPNEALTAEQSTRALNYAEVLEKATDVLGSRELAEQWMVKPARGLDGEVPIDLISNSVGYELVTDFLTRIEYGVY; this is encoded by the coding sequence ATGAGCGCCAAGAAAAAAAATGTTGTAGTCGACGAGGCTGTCAAAGATGCCAGCCAAAAAAGAAAGGTTAAACCACGCGAATCCAATGTTGCCGTAACCGTCTTGAGTAATGGCGAGCGTGCGGTGAAGGTGAAAATGCCGGGGTCGAGTCGCGTGCCCCCAATGGTTGCGGTCTTGCTTTCTGGAAAAAATAGCGATGATCGTATGGAGATTTACAGGGCCGTTAAAAACGGTTTTCCGCTGCAGTCGGTGCTCGACATGATCGAAAACAGCGAGGTGTATAAGCAACGCGGCGTGCTGTCGAAAATCGTTGGTGCATCTGATCGCACGCTTGCGCGGCGGTTGAAAACGCCCAATGAAGCGTTGACCGCGGAGCAAAGCACGCGAGCGCTCAACTATGCAGAGGTCTTGGAAAAGGCAACGGATGTGCTGGGTTCGCGTGAGCTTGCCGAGCAGTGGATGGTCAAACCTGCTCGGGGTCTGGATGGTGAGGTGCCCATCGACCTGATTTCAAATTCGGTCGGGTATGAGTTGGTGACTGACTTTCTGACGCGCATTGAGTACGGGGTCTATTGA
- a CDS encoding cysteine hydrolase family protein, with the protein MSTALLIIDVQHALCTGEYECFDIKRVIDTINDLSTRARAANIPVILIQHEEEGDLLKYGAKGWQLADGLKTSPQDLRVRKTTPDSFYQTYLQKLVPKDDFDRLIICGLQTDYCVNATVRQALSLGYDVVLVADAHSTIDNGTMSAEDIIAEHNKDLAHLTGSVARIDVMPASEISL; encoded by the coding sequence ATGAGCACCGCACTCCTGATCATTGATGTCCAGCACGCGCTGTGCACCGGCGAGTATGAATGCTTCGACATCAAGCGCGTCATCGACACCATCAACGATCTCAGCACCAGAGCCCGAGCTGCCAATATCCCGGTCATCCTCATCCAGCACGAAGAAGAGGGCGATTTGCTGAAATACGGTGCCAAAGGCTGGCAACTGGCCGACGGTCTGAAGACTTCACCCCAAGACCTGCGCGTGCGCAAAACCACCCCGGATTCGTTCTACCAGACCTACCTGCAGAAACTGGTGCCGAAAGATGACTTCGACCGCCTGATCATCTGCGGCCTGCAAACCGACTACTGCGTCAACGCCACCGTCCGCCAGGCTCTGTCGCTGGGTTACGACGTCGTGCTGGTGGCCGACGCCCATTCCACTATCGACAACGGCACGATGAGCGCCGAAGACATCATCGCCGAACACAACAAGGATCTGGCGCACCTGACCGGCTCCGTGGCACGGATCGATGTTATGCCGGCCAGTGAAATCAGTCTCTGA
- a CDS encoding amidohydrolase — MQRFIPNLLAAALALSSVQAMAAADLVLFNGKVFTAEPGQALVQAVAVQDGKILKVGSNAEINALADAQTQRIDLAGKVLMPGMIDTHSHPVVAAFNSQGANLLDEVKPLPELEQWVIEQDDAGRARAGDVISIAGVSSAYWEKSRELGQRFNQGRWADQPVVLSGIDGHTGWANNAMLKRLKIDAALVKGLSEQDRSFVGHAADFTPNGLFAESRWDKVRSQIPAPGNEVMLKAAREAVKVNNQYGVTAWMDAAANAGSGDSLFDFRATEQSYGVLPLYRELAEKGELNAHVAALLLANPKSRPADLEVLAKVMKKFEGVPNLSFPGIKVFADGVLEFPGQTAAVIVPFTNSHKNGQLLIDPAHFGELVVAAEKRDWIVHIHAVGDRAVRESLNGFEYARKLNPTPMAHSITHLQLVNPKEFPRFKQLGVIASMQLLWATGESYTVELVKPYISAFAYGYQYPARSLHDAGAVIAGGSDWPVSSPNPWNAIAQASTRKGPLGVLNAKESIDRQTMFYAYTLNAAKVLRLEKQIGSLVPGKQADLIILDRDVFKVSDDALFDTKVLKTFFAGKQVYAPAS; from the coding sequence ATGCAACGATTCATTCCCAACCTGTTGGCCGCAGCCCTGGCCCTTTCCTCGGTGCAGGCCATGGCCGCCGCTGATCTTGTGCTGTTCAACGGCAAGGTTTTTACCGCCGAACCCGGTCAAGCACTGGTTCAGGCCGTGGCGGTGCAAGACGGCAAAATTCTAAAAGTGGGCAGCAATGCCGAGATCAACGCCTTGGCCGATGCCCAGACGCAACGAATCGATCTGGCGGGCAAAGTGCTGATGCCTGGAATGATTGATACCCATAGTCACCCGGTGGTTGCGGCCTTCAACAGCCAGGGGGCCAACCTGCTGGATGAAGTAAAGCCGTTGCCGGAACTCGAGCAATGGGTGATCGAGCAGGATGACGCGGGGCGTGCACGGGCCGGTGACGTGATCAGCATTGCCGGGGTGAGTTCGGCCTATTGGGAGAAAAGCCGCGAGCTCGGTCAGCGCTTCAATCAGGGACGCTGGGCGGACCAACCGGTGGTCCTCAGCGGGATTGACGGGCATACCGGCTGGGCCAACAACGCGATGCTCAAACGTCTGAAAATCGACGCAGCATTGGTAAAAGGTCTGTCGGAACAGGACCGCAGCTTCGTCGGGCACGCAGCGGACTTCACTCCCAATGGGCTGTTCGCCGAATCGCGCTGGGACAAGGTACGCAGTCAGATCCCTGCGCCCGGCAACGAGGTCATGCTCAAGGCTGCCCGCGAGGCGGTGAAGGTCAATAATCAATATGGCGTTACCGCCTGGATGGACGCGGCAGCGAATGCTGGAAGTGGTGATTCGCTGTTCGATTTCCGGGCCACCGAGCAGAGTTACGGTGTTCTACCGCTTTACCGCGAACTGGCAGAGAAGGGCGAGCTCAACGCCCACGTCGCGGCTCTGCTGCTGGCCAACCCAAAAAGCCGGCCGGCGGACTTGGAGGTGCTGGCCAAGGTGATGAAGAAATTCGAGGGCGTGCCCAACTTGAGCTTCCCGGGTATAAAGGTCTTCGCTGACGGCGTTCTGGAGTTTCCGGGGCAGACGGCAGCGGTGATTGTTCCGTTCACCAACAGTCACAAAAACGGTCAGTTGCTGATCGACCCGGCACACTTTGGTGAACTGGTGGTCGCGGCGGAAAAGCGTGACTGGATTGTGCACATACATGCGGTCGGCGACCGTGCCGTACGTGAGTCACTCAATGGCTTTGAATACGCGCGCAAGCTCAATCCGACTCCGATGGCCCACAGCATTACCCACCTGCAACTGGTCAATCCAAAGGAATTCCCGCGCTTCAAGCAACTTGGCGTGATCGCTTCCATGCAACTGCTGTGGGCTACCGGCGAGTCTTACACGGTGGAGTTGGTCAAACCGTATATCAGCGCGTTCGCTTACGGTTATCAGTATCCCGCCAGGTCCCTGCATGACGCCGGTGCGGTCATCGCCGGTGGCAGTGACTGGCCAGTGTCCAGCCCCAACCCGTGGAATGCCATCGCTCAGGCCAGCACTCGCAAAGGGCCGTTGGGGGTGTTGAATGCCAAAGAAAGCATTGATCGCCAGACCATGTTCTACGCCTACACCCTCAATGCCGCCAAAGTCCTGCGGCTGGAGAAACAGATTGGCTCGCTGGTGCCCGGCAAACAGGCCGATCTGATCATCCTCGACCGCGATGTGTTCAAGGTCAGCGACGACGCGCTGTTCGACACCAAGGTCCTGAAGACTTTCTTCGCTGGCAAGCAGGTTTACGCCCCCGCGTCCTGA